Part of the Bacillus cabrialesii genome is shown below.
GAAATTGTTTTTTCTGGACATTTTGACATGTACCGTTCAAAACATTCATAAAGGTGGAGCATGCATGAGAATAGCTGTAGATGCAATGGGAGGAGACCACGCTCCCAAAGCTGTTATTGACGGAGTTACAAAGGGTATAGAGGCATTTGACGATCTCCATATCACACTTGTCGGTGACAAAACAACGATAGAATCACATTTAACAACAACATCAGATCGCATCACGGTGCTGCACGCAGATGAAGTGATTGAGCCTACGGATGAACCGGTCCGCGCCGTGCGAAGAAAAAAGAACTCATCTATGGTCCTTATGGCGCAGGAAGTTGCGGAAAACAGAGCTGACGCCTGCATTTCAGCAGGAAATACCGGTGCGTTAATGACAGCCGGTCTGTTTATTGTTGGAAGAATTAAAGGAATTGACCGTCCGGCACTTGCCCCGACACTTCCGACCGTATCAGGAGACGGATTTCTTCTCCTTGATGTCGGCGCCAATGTCGATGCCAAACCGGAGCACCTCGTTCAATACGCCATCATGGGTTCTGTTTATTCTCAGCAAGTGCGCGGTGTCACTTCACCGAGAGTCGGGCTTTTAAATGTCGGAACAGAAGATAAAAAAGGAAACGAACTGACGAAACAGACGTTTCAAATGTTAAAAGAAACAGCAAACATCAATTTTATCGGAAACGTGGAAGCGCGAGACCTTTTAGATGATGTGGCGGATGTTGTAGTAACAGACGGCTTTACCGGGAATGTTACACTCAAAACGCTGGAAGGCTCTGCGTTATCTATTTTTAAAATGATGAGAGAAGTCATGACGTCTAATCTCACATCAAAGCTTGCAGCA
Proteins encoded:
- the plsX gene encoding phosphate acyltransferase PlsX; protein product: MRIAVDAMGGDHAPKAVIDGVTKGIEAFDDLHITLVGDKTTIESHLTTTSDRITVLHADEVIEPTDEPVRAVRRKKNSSMVLMAQEVAENRADACISAGNTGALMTAGLFIVGRIKGIDRPALAPTLPTVSGDGFLLLDVGANVDAKPEHLVQYAIMGSVYSQQVRGVTSPRVGLLNVGTEDKKGNELTKQTFQMLKETANINFIGNVEARDLLDDVADVVVTDGFTGNVTLKTLEGSALSIFKMMREVMTSNLTSKLAAAVLKPKLKEMKMKMEYSNYGGASLFGLKAPVIKAHGSSDSNAVFHAIRQAREMVSQNVAELIQEEVKEEKTDE